One segment of Limimonas halophila DNA contains the following:
- a CDS encoding PAS domain-containing sensor histidine kinase: MTITDELPAYLPDGVISVDADQTIVFANAGAGDIFGYSPANLLGQPLEILIPPRYRTAHRDHVERFLRADEAGRFMGQRGEIVGLRAKGAEFPAEASFFKTEHENTHYLTAVVRDITERKQRQQELVAARRAAEEANKAKDHLITSINHELRTPLNAIVGFSSMIENDIYGNIGNENYIDAARNVKDSAKHLLELVNDILTMSSLQMGQYDIHEENINLRQIVTECCMMNEPSAQTKGVELEADVSPAWHLLADPKLIRQSLVNALANAVKFTPAGGRVKISVERTAANDVALTVADTGSGIDEKDLPRVTDAFNQADTDRISTSEGIGLGLSLVKAMVESLGGQLHIESTKNVGTSLMMIFPAWRLR, from the coding sequence ATGACGATCACGGATGAATTGCCCGCCTATCTCCCGGACGGCGTGATCTCGGTCGATGCCGACCAAACCATTGTGTTTGCAAACGCCGGGGCCGGCGACATCTTCGGGTACAGTCCCGCCAATCTCCTCGGCCAACCGCTGGAGATCCTGATTCCGCCTCGCTATCGGACGGCGCACCGGGACCATGTCGAGCGCTTCCTGAGGGCCGACGAGGCTGGCCGCTTCATGGGACAACGGGGCGAGATCGTCGGCTTGCGCGCGAAGGGGGCGGAATTTCCCGCCGAGGCGTCCTTTTTCAAAACCGAGCACGAAAACACGCATTATCTTACCGCCGTGGTGCGGGACATCACGGAGCGAAAACAGCGCCAGCAAGAGCTCGTTGCCGCGCGGCGGGCCGCAGAGGAAGCGAACAAGGCCAAGGATCACTTGATTACGAGCATCAACCACGAACTCCGGACGCCGCTCAACGCCATCGTCGGATTTTCGTCGATGATCGAGAACGACATATACGGAAATATCGGCAATGAAAACTACATCGATGCAGCTCGTAACGTCAAAGACTCCGCGAAACATCTTCTGGAACTTGTCAACGACATATTGACAATGAGCAGCCTCCAAATGGGGCAGTACGATATTCATGAAGAAAATATCAATTTGCGCCAAATCGTTACTGAATGCTGCATGATGAACGAACCGTCAGCCCAAACCAAAGGGGTTGAGCTGGAAGCCGATGTGTCTCCGGCCTGGCATCTTTTGGCCGACCCGAAACTGATCCGGCAAAGCCTCGTCAACGCCCTTGCCAATGCCGTCAAATTCACGCCCGCTGGCGGACGCGTGAAAATTTCCGTGGAACGGACGGCTGCGAACGATGTGGCGTTAACGGTTGCCGACACAGGCAGCGGCATCGACGAAAAAGACCTGCCCCGCGTTACGGATGCCTTCAATCAGGCGGACACGGACAGGATTTCGACATCGGAGGGAATCGGTCTCGGCCTTTCACTGGTCAAAGCGATGGTGGAGAGCCTCGGTGGGCAGCTACACATTGAAAGCACGAAAAACGTCGGCACGTCCCTGATGATGATTTTTCCGGCTTGGCGGCTGCGGTAG
- a CDS encoding globin-coupled sensor protein: MTVEAQTTENRHKDVDVKKAYFGFGEREADTVRTVRGEVVDRHLDDILDRFYRHITDYPELAAMFGGDGDIRRVREAQKHHWHLLFSGTFDGEYRECARRVGEQHYKIGLAQTWYMGGYCTILNELVDRAINIYKFRPAKLSSVIQTINKAVFLDMDMALEVYNDMALEQREQRNRRRGEMIEEFDTTAKDALASIRDATQQLQDTATEMRRMARETGEQTQDAVSAVSDANSNVQTVASAAQQLNQSIEEVSQQVNQASSTARTARGEAESANERVQALEHAAGQIGDVIQQIQDIAEKTNLLALNATIEAARAGEAGKGFAVVADEVKSLANQTQKATEDIAARITKVQNETREAVSAIERISASVRDIDEAASSIASAMEQQTTSTQEIARNVAQASDGTERVSQGIQDAAQAVENTRAKAEHVLEAASAISDRGQGLEDKVERFLRDVQAV, translated from the coding sequence ATGACGGTTGAAGCCCAGACGACGGAAAACCGTCACAAGGACGTCGACGTCAAAAAGGCCTATTTCGGCTTCGGTGAGCGCGAGGCGGACACCGTGCGCACGGTCCGCGGCGAGGTGGTGGACCGCCACCTCGACGACATCCTCGACCGCTTCTACCGGCACATCACCGACTATCCCGAACTCGCCGCGATGTTCGGCGGCGACGGCGACATCCGCCGTGTGCGCGAGGCGCAGAAGCACCACTGGCATCTGCTCTTCAGCGGCACGTTCGACGGCGAATACCGCGAATGTGCCCGCCGCGTGGGCGAACAGCACTACAAGATCGGTCTTGCCCAGACCTGGTACATGGGCGGCTACTGCACGATCCTGAACGAACTCGTGGACCGGGCGATCAATATCTACAAGTTCCGCCCGGCCAAGCTGTCGTCGGTGATCCAGACCATCAACAAGGCCGTGTTCCTGGACATGGACATGGCCCTGGAGGTCTACAACGACATGGCGCTGGAACAGCGCGAGCAGCGCAACCGGCGGCGCGGCGAGATGATCGAGGAATTCGACACCACCGCCAAGGACGCGCTCGCGAGCATCCGGGATGCGACCCAGCAACTGCAGGACACCGCGACCGAAATGCGGCGCATGGCGCGCGAGACGGGCGAGCAGACGCAGGACGCCGTTTCCGCCGTCTCGGATGCCAACAGCAACGTCCAGACCGTCGCCTCCGCCGCGCAGCAACTGAACCAGTCCATCGAAGAGGTTTCGCAGCAAGTCAATCAGGCGTCCAGCACCGCCCGCACCGCACGGGGGGAAGCGGAAAGCGCCAACGAGCGCGTCCAGGCCCTGGAACACGCGGCCGGGCAGATCGGCGACGTCATCCAGCAGATCCAGGACATCGCGGAAAAGACCAACCTGCTCGCCCTGAACGCGACCATCGAGGCGGCACGCGCCGGGGAAGCCGGCAAAGGCTTCGCCGTCGTCGCGGACGAAGTCAAATCGCTCGCCAACCAGACGCAGAAGGCCACCGAAGACATCGCCGCCCGCATCACCAAGGTGCAGAACGAAACGCGCGAGGCCGTGTCCGCGATCGAACGCATCTCCGCCAGTGTCCGCGACATCGACGAGGCGGCGTCGAGCATCGCAAGCGCGATGGAGCAGCAAACGACTTCGACCCAGGAAATCGCCCGCAACGTGGCCCAGGCCTCGGACGGCACCGAACGGGTATCCCAGGGCATCCAGGACGCCGCGCAGGCGGTCGAGAACACCCGGGCCAAGGCCGAGCATGTGCTGGAGGCCGCCAGCGCCATCAGCGACCGCGGCCAAGGCCTGGAAGATAAGGTCGAGCGTTTCCTGCGCGACGTGCAGGCCGTGTGA
- a CDS encoding methyl-accepting chemotaxis protein gives MFAALANLSFGRKIALAFGSLTAVALVVGAVVFSQVQTIHEITVTVDKRYKSLVAIEEMRANMRGQLVALRSYVRTGETGFVEQYRERASRFDTALARADELGSTDRREQEIRDTLKDAVTTWRSDVAQPLIETARDDQAEARDMLANRANQDKADAIRAALADYESLQQDAVAAAREREASANAWAFWSLLIGGGVVVVLSVLSGRLLVGWTADPARRITQALNALAEDDTSVRMHLPERRDEMGEAAQAVRTLREATDKRLRLEREQAEENRRREERTKRLEELMQGFERDIGTIMQTLRASSEQLDSTAHTMSDAASQAADRVTTVASSAEQASTNVDTVASSAQELSNSIGEIGRQVNRSTEIATSAAEEAQSTTETMEGLQTTARNIGEVVTMIQDIADKTNLLALNATIEAARAGEAGKGFAVVADEVKSLANQTSKATQQIEGEIRSVQEQTRKAVDAIASITKTIEEIKEVAHSIASAIEEQNSATDEIARNVAEAAEGTGQVTKSVEGVREAADETQSASKEVTGAAENVAKQTRELSETVDDFLKKVNAV, from the coding sequence ATGTTCGCCGCGCTCGCCAATCTTTCGTTCGGGCGCAAGATCGCGCTCGCCTTCGGCAGCCTCACGGCCGTGGCGCTCGTCGTCGGTGCCGTGGTCTTCAGCCAAGTCCAGACGATCCACGAAATCACGGTCACGGTCGACAAGCGCTACAAGAGCCTCGTCGCCATTGAGGAGATGCGCGCCAACATGCGCGGCCAGCTCGTCGCGCTGCGCAGCTACGTTCGCACGGGCGAGACCGGGTTCGTCGAGCAATACCGGGAACGGGCGTCGCGGTTCGACACGGCCCTGGCCCGCGCCGACGAGCTGGGGTCCACCGACCGCAGAGAGCAGGAGATCCGCGACACGCTCAAGGACGCCGTGACGACCTGGCGCTCGGACGTGGCCCAGCCGCTGATCGAAACGGCGCGCGACGACCAGGCCGAGGCGCGCGACATGCTCGCCAACCGCGCGAACCAGGACAAGGCGGACGCCATCCGTGCTGCCCTGGCCGACTATGAGAGCCTTCAGCAGGACGCCGTCGCCGCGGCGCGCGAGCGCGAGGCCAGCGCCAACGCCTGGGCGTTCTGGAGCCTGCTGATCGGCGGCGGCGTGGTCGTCGTGCTGAGCGTCCTGTCGGGCCGGCTGCTGGTCGGCTGGACCGCCGACCCGGCGCGCCGGATTACCCAGGCGCTCAACGCGTTGGCGGAAGACGACACGAGCGTGCGCATGCATCTGCCCGAACGCCGCGACGAGATGGGCGAAGCGGCACAGGCCGTGCGCACCCTGCGCGAGGCCACGGACAAGCGCCTGCGCCTGGAGCGCGAGCAGGCCGAGGAGAACCGCCGCCGCGAAGAGCGCACCAAGCGCCTGGAAGAGCTGATGCAGGGCTTCGAGCGCGACATCGGCACGATCATGCAGACACTGCGTGCCTCATCGGAACAGCTGGACAGCACCGCGCACACGATGAGCGACGCCGCCAGTCAGGCCGCCGACCGCGTGACGACCGTGGCCTCCAGCGCGGAGCAGGCCTCGACCAACGTGGACACCGTCGCCTCCTCGGCACAGGAACTGTCCAACTCCATCGGCGAGATCGGGCGGCAGGTGAACCGCTCCACCGAGATCGCCACCAGCGCCGCCGAAGAAGCCCAGAGCACGACCGAGACGATGGAGGGGCTGCAAACCACCGCGCGGAACATCGGCGAGGTCGTGACGATGATCCAGGACATCGCCGACAAGACCAACCTGCTTGCGCTCAACGCCACGATCGAGGCGGCGCGCGCGGGCGAGGCCGGCAAGGGCTTCGCCGTCGTGGCCGACGAGGTGAAGTCGTTGGCGAACCAGACCTCCAAGGCGACGCAGCAGATCGAGGGCGAGATCCGCTCCGTTCAGGAACAGACCCGGAAGGCGGTGGACGCCATCGCTTCGATCACCAAGACGATCGAGGAGATCAAGGAGGTCGCCCACAGCATCGCCAGCGCGATCGAGGAGCAGAACTCCGCCACCGACGAGATCGCGCGCAACGTCGCCGAGGCGGCGGAAGGCACCGGCCAGGTGACCAAGAGCGTCGAGGGCGTGCGCGAGGCCGCCGACGAGACGCAGAGCGCGTCCAAGGAGGTCACGGGCGCGGCCGAGAACGTCGCCAAGCAGACGCGCGAGCTGAGCGAGACCGTGGACGATTTCCTGAAAAAAGTGAACGCGGTCTGA
- the metW gene encoding methionine biosynthesis protein MetW, translated as MSAAADTPAPRRESIRADLQLIAGMVEPGARVLDVGTGNGALLELLVHERAAIGRGIELSQAGVNACVRHGLSVVQGDADTDLKDYPTRAFDYVVLSQTLQATRAPKLVLEHLVRIGRHAIVSFPNFGHWRVRGHLLLHGRMPETGFLPDPWYETANIHLCTIRDFLALADSLDITVERALSLDDKGFDKKLRTPWFSNVLAEQGLFLLRKNGA; from the coding sequence GTGAGCGCCGCCGCCGACACCCCCGCCCCGCGCCGCGAGAGCATCCGCGCCGACCTCCAGCTCATCGCCGGCATGGTCGAGCCGGGGGCGCGCGTACTGGACGTTGGCACGGGCAACGGCGCGCTGCTGGAACTGCTGGTGCACGAGCGCGCCGCCATCGGCCGCGGGATCGAGTTGAGCCAGGCCGGAGTGAACGCCTGCGTGCGCCACGGGCTTTCGGTGGTCCAGGGCGACGCCGACACCGACCTGAAGGACTATCCCACGCGCGCGTTCGACTACGTCGTGCTGTCGCAAACGCTGCAAGCCACGCGCGCGCCCAAGCTGGTGCTGGAGCACCTGGTGCGCATCGGCCGGCACGCCATCGTCTCCTTCCCCAACTTCGGGCACTGGCGCGTGCGCGGGCACCTGCTCCTACACGGGCGCATGCCGGAAACCGGGTTCCTGCCCGATCCCTGGTACGAAACGGCGAACATCCACCTGTGCACGATCCGCGATTTCCTGGCGCTCGCGGACAGCCTCGACATCACGGTCGAGCGCGCGCTCAGCCTGGACGACAAGGGCTTCGACAAGAAGCTCCGAACGCCCTGGTTCTCGAACGTGCTGGCAGAGCAGGGATTGTTCCTGCTGCGCAAGAACGGGGCCTAA